gtgtgtgtgtgtgtcagtgtgtgtgtgtgtgtgtgtgtgttgggggtggggtgtggaggcagGGGTACTGGCTGGCaaaagagagtgacagtgaagggagtgtgtgtatgtgtgtgtgtgcgtgtgtgtctgatgagagGGAGTTCTGGAAtggtaaaaatgtttttaaagacGAGATGGGAAATTCCTCCATCAGCAAGATTTCAAAACAACCACCAACTCCCCCCCCGACACcctctacacgcacacacgcacgcacacacacacacacacacacacacacacacacacacacacacacacacacacaaagacattcagTCCCCCCAACACTTCCCCTTTTATCTCAGCAACAATGTACCCATACTGTACACAAATCGCATAGACCcttcttgttgtttttattctttattatGAAATGTAGTaatgtgaaatgtttttcttttttttagaatGTTGCATGTTTATTATTATCGCTCtgtctctgtgatgtgtgtgtgtgtgtgtgtgtgtgtgatgtgaatggttttgtctgtgtgtgtgatgatgtgatccatgctctgcctctgtgatgtgtgtgtgtgtgtgtgtgtgtgtgtgtgatgtgtatgattttgtgtgtgtgtgtgattatgtgtgtgatggtgtgatcCATGCTCtgtctttgcactatccacagcGTGTGAGTGCGATCCTAAGGGAACCGTGGCAACTGATGACGGTGGCGGAGCATTCTGTGACCATGGCAacggcgagtgtgtgtgcaagcccgGTGTGGGCGGGCCTCAGTGTGACAGGTGCAGGGTGGGTTACTGGGGTTTCCATGACTACGGTTGCAGGCCATGCAACTGCGCAGGTGACTGTGACCCCTTCACTGGAgactgtgtttctctgtgagtgtgagcgcgtgtacacatactcatacacatacacataagcacacacacacacacacacacaagtccaacACATGTACACCACGCATAcccataagcacacacacacacatgtgcaccatgcatacacataagcacacacacacatgtacacacacgtacaccatgcatacacacccacacacttacatgtcCAAGCACACTCTTTACAGACATTCAGTGCATACGGAAAGTTTTCAGACCCTTTcaagttttccacattttgttattttgttgcaGGCTCATCTTAAAATGGATTCAATACATTTTTTGCTCATCAATCTAAACCAAATACTCTACAATGACAAAGCATAAAACAGGtttttggagtgttttgttaTAAGACccatgttatactgtatatcccATGGACATAAGTGTTCAGACCCACTTGGTTAAAACACCTATGGCAGCAATGACAGCTTCGAGTCTTCTTTTAAGAATGATCCTACAAGCTTGGCACACCTTTTTTTTGGAAGCTTCTCCCATTGTTCTTGGCATAATTGTTAAAGCTCAACCAGGTTGGGCGGGGAGTATCGGCGAGCggccattttcaggtctctgTTCACAGAGTTTTCCTGAAGCCACTACTGTGTTTTCTTGGCGGTGTGCTTCAGGTCGTTGTATTGTTGAAATGTTCACCTTCGCCTGAGATCCTGAGCACTCTATATTTGAATTGCTCTgcatccatctttccctctatcctGACTAGTCTCCCAGTCCCTGTCACAGAAACAGGAGGCACCAGAGCTCAACTGCCAatgggtctgaatacttatgtaaaTGAGACATTTCAGTCTTTTATTTTGAATAGGTTaacaaaacactcacactcaaacagtttttgctttgtcattgtggagtattgatgaaaaacaaaaatgaaatccaTTTAAGATGGGTctgaaacataacaaaatgtggaaaacttgAAAGGGTTTAACATTTTCGTATGCAGTGTATGTTAATCTGATTAGTCCACAGGTAagtgatttatgtatgtgtgtgtgtgtgtgtgtgtgtgtgtgtgtgtgtgtgtgtgtgtgtgtgtagacctgaTCTGGAGGTGCCGCAGGTGGGAAACTCCAGTGAGTCGCCGTTGTTTCGTGTGGAGGAGCTCTTTTCTGCCTTGCGTTCCTCAGGTGAGCTTCATGTGATCATCTGATTGAGCGGTCGTGTTTCCAATGCAGCGCTAAGGCTACAACCCTACTTCATATCACCAACcagtacctctctctctctccctatccctctctctctctctctatctgtgtgtgtgtgtgtgtgtgtgtgtgtgttttatccatgCAGAGAAGTGTGTCTGTAAGGAACCAGACCTAGGGAACAACAAAGTCTTCTGCACCATGAAATATGACTATGGTGGGTagcacaaacctacacacagacaaacagacacacacacacacacacacacacacacatacacttacccaAAGGCAAAATTGCTAATTAATTATGTTTGTACTTTTGTtattatacaatacaatacaacttTATAATCAatgtctaatgtatgtgtgcattgtgtgtatgtttgtttgcacgtatgtgtatgcatgtgtgtgttctcagtttTGAAAGTGAAGGTGGTGTCAGCCCATGATAAGGGCTCCCATGCAGAGGTGCAGGTGAAGCTGAGGAAAGTCCTCTGGCGCAGCTCTGAGCTGAAGCCCAAGGGGGCCCTGTGGAAGAGCTCCGTGCTGAGGCTCGACCGGGGAACTCTCACTCTTTACCCGGAGTCCTGGACAGCTAGAGGCTGCACCTGCCCGGTCCTCTACCCTggtgggtacacacactcagtgcatgAATGCCATATATACATCTACacacagcgcgcacacacacacacacacacacacacacacacacacacacacacacacacacacacacacacacacataattaccaCAAATCAGAGCACTTACCTCTTACTTAGACCTGGCAAACAGCTTGGTGTTTTGGTCtgagtttattttgtgtgtgtgtgtgtgtgtgtgcaggtgtggagTATTTGGTCGCGGGCCACATGGACAGAAAGAAGTGGCACTTCCTGGTCAACATGAAGAGCTTCGTGAAGCGGTGGACTGCCAGTCTCGGACGCAAagtcctccagctcctcaaGTCCAACTGTGCCTAgacaaggagaagagaagagaggagaggagaggagaggaggaatggagatgacgaagaaaggagagaaaaggactcTCGTGGCCacagggaggaaaagaaaaaacctCACATGGATATAtatgtatagagagagagagggatggcgagagaaagaaagagagggacggcaagagagagagagggagagggagagagagagggggaaggagggagggagagagagagagactcccgAAGACGGTTGTCGTAAATGCACTTTAACCCAAATGGGACAACACCGTCAGATTCCTGCTGGAacacagaccctcacacacagacacatgcaatcacccacacactctcatactcacacacacacacattcacacattcctcCGTAGTGTGCCACATTGCAGTATCACGCCATCAGAAATTATATTCCAGTTTTCTGGGCgattgtgcttctgtgtgtctgtgtatgcctctgtgtgtgtatgtgtgtgtgtgtgtgtgtgtgtttgcgcattgGTGATGGAGTTGGATTGTGTGGAAAGGCAAAACTTCATGATATACGTGTTgcaactttttttctttggcaacaaataacacacacactctctctctcacacacacatacacatacaaaggaGTTTCATTTATAAAAAAGTAATTATTAAAAAAGTctgttttaaattaaaaaagCCATAAAGTCCATGTTGCCTTATTGAGGTAAGATCGAAGAGAATTTTGTACATAATggttgtttttatgtgtgtgtgtcttcctgtttgtgtgtgtgtgtgagagagtgtgtgtgtgtctgtgagtgtgtgcacttcTAATGCTTCCTCTGTATAGAAGATGAATCTACTCATCAGTTGTTATATATGCATAGAAAATAAATTTTTCCAACAGCCCAATCAGAACCTGGAGCCCTTGTGAgctctgtgcatgtttgtgtctgtgcgcatgagtgtgtgtgcataagtatgtgtgtgtgtgcatgcatgtgtttgtgtgtgtgcgtgtgcatgagtgtgtgtgtgtgtgtgtgcatgagtgtgtgtatgtgtgcatgggtgtgtgtgtgtttatgtgttcttgtttatgagtgtgtgtgtgcgtatgtgtgcatgagtttgtgtatgtgggcatgtttgtttgtgtatgtgtgtgcaagagtgtgtgtaggtgtgcatgagtgtgtgtgcaagtgagacTGAGTGTTTTAAAGTGCTTTAAATAAGGTCATGTCTAAAAGagtggattttgtgtgtgtgtgtgtgtgtgtgtggaatgtttgCCTTAGGGGAGAATGTTTTCCAACAGCTTCCTGACGGAGTGACGTAGATACAGCTATTCCAAACATTTTGAAGATGGCTCCCAGTGgcatgtgaatgtttgtgtctttgcttgagtgtgtgtgtgtgtgtttgtgtctgtgcttgagtgtgtgtgtgttgttttgttgtttgttgtgcccacacacacagcttttagtgtgtgtatttgggcatTTGTTTCAAACTTTGcaatgtgtttatatttatatcaaGCAactgtattggtgtgtgtgtgtttcaaagaaagtctgtatttatattttggtcgatctctctgtgtgtgtgtgtgtgtatgtgtgagtatgtgagtgcatacatgtagttctgtggtatatttgtgtctgtgtttgtgtcaaacataattctgtgtctgtctgtgtgtgtgtgtgtgtgtctgtctgtctgtctgtatgtgtgtgtgagtgtgtgtatgtgtgtgtctgtctgtatgtgtgtgtgtgtgtgtgtgttcacccttttctttttctccagtcCCTGACCCTGTTTGACAGGGCATAAAGGGTGGAAGacatccacccatccattcatccattcatccatccatccatccatcaatccatccatccaacccatccatccatctctttctaATTGGCAATCTGTGGCCACTGGTctgtttagacacacacactggtcgcCTCTCTGATGACCACAATAAACACTGACTGCCAGCCTATCCATGGGCCATAGTGTGGacgagtgtgtatctgtgtgtgtgtatgtgtgcatgtgtgtgtgcttgtgatggtgtttgtgtgaatgtggagtggagtgtgcgTGGCAGGTGCATTTATGcccatacttgtgtgtgtgtgtgtttatgcatgcattATGTTGAAAGTGCGTGTTTAAAcgagtgtttgcatgtgtgcatgagcttctatgtgtgtgtgtgtgtgtgtgtgtgtgtgtttgagcgtgtccATCTAGGCTGTTTGTGCGATTCTCTGGTCCATTTCATCTGTAGTATGCTAAACCAACTTCCTCTTGCAGAACTCTCATTGGCTAGTGTCACGAGCCCATGACAGTGTGGCCAATGAAtattggggggagaggggggtaacCTTGCTATGGTTACAGTGGCGGCATCTTGGTTCTCTGTGACCATAATGCTGCTTTATCTTGTAAGTtattgtttctctcttcttcacatataaacatgtgtagtgtgtgtgtgtgtgtgtgtgcgtgtgtgtgtctgtatgttgttCTATAGGGCCACGGGGAGACAGTCCATGGCTTGTTCTGTATAATGAAGTTTATTGCTTTTGTTCGCCAGCATTCCTGAGTTTTATTACTGAGAGCCACAGAGACAAAGCCCTGTTCAGAAGAGAGTGACccatacatttgcacacacacacacgcacacacacacacacacacacacacacaaagccacacacacacacacacacacaaagctccttTCCTTCCATTATGTTACATCACTTAtacagagcgagagaatgagattGAGATGTCTTAATGTAAACTAACAGTGAAATATGAAGGGGATTTCCCAACATGTCGAACTGATCACAAATCTTAACCatatccatgtctctctctctctctctgtgagtgtgtgtgtgtaagtaagagacagagacactgtCCAATCCTGTGACTAACAGGGGTAATTAGAATGTATCTGTATGATATATAGCCCATGCAAATTAAGTAGCTATATTCAAATAGTATCTGTGCtcatgttgaagtgtgtgtgtgtgtgtgtgtgtgtgtgtgtgtgtgtgtgtgtgtgtgtgtgtgtgtgtgtgtgtgtgtgtgtgtgtgtgatacaacCTTAGAGTCTGAGCATGTGCCGACAGGTTGCTGTAGTTACAACCCAAGGCaacgatgaaaaaaaaaacctgggaTTTGCCAATGACACACAGTCAAGGGTGGgctggggggagaggggtggtaAAGACATAAGTTAAATGAATCAGCTTTTCCATACCTTTGGTAAAATGAGTGGTTGAAAGATGGGAcagatctttctttctttctctctgtctctctctctcctttctttctcacacacacacacacacacacacacacataagggggGGCACATAGTGATTAGACACAAtcagagagagcaagtgaatgagagagaaaatgagtttgtgagagagaaagtatgcAAACAGATACCTTCTGACCAATAAGGTTTTTCTGGCTAATTAAAGCCATTCATGTATTAGATAATAACATACAttcatgagagaaagagaaagaaagagagagagagtgagagacaaaaaATACCCTGTCGCGGGTGAATGGCCATGCCAATTCACTAGAGGGCGCAATAGGTTTTCTAAAGGCAGAAACAATTCCCAGGGTTAAAGGTTACACGGAAGTTCATTCGGCGGCAAGGCGTGAGGGTAATTCATTGTAGCCTGCAAAGAACAacagtgttaggtgaaaatagAGAACTTCGTCACATTTAAGCAGAAATGGTAAGTTTGTATGTAGGCTgttgtatatttacatttttgttaGGAATCGTTGGGAAATAAACGCTGGATTGTGTTTGACGACTGTTCGTGCAACGTTTTCCCTACGTGTTGGCGATGCTTATTGCACagttgctagctaacagccaGCAAGGCTTTTAGCAACTTCAGTTCCCGCATCGTGGAAGTTTTTTAGTTATTTTCTACAAAGGCATAACATGTAATATTAAAGATAACAACTCATGAATTGGTACAGAGCAGAATTGTAGTTCCTTTCTTACAGTGGACACTATCTATAACTTAATCTAGTTTAAAACGAAGATCTTTACCTAGCGAGGCATCCTTACATATGCAAACAGCGAAAGAACACATGCTGGAAATAATATTTGTTTGGCACTGTAGCGACCAATCACTTTCATGACCGAATTATTTCATGATCTTCTTTTCTATTGCAGAGTTTACCGCTGAATCCGAAGCCATTCCTGAACGGCCTAACCGGCAAACCGGTTATGGTCAAACTGAAGTGGGGAATGGAATACAAAGGTTACCTCGTATCCGTAGATAGCTACATGAATATGCAGGTAAGATCGATTCGTTTATTCAATACACTGCACATGATGCCCTTTCTATGGACACTCCAAGAACTAGCACCATACCATAATAAATAACATTGTAATCTTGACTTTTGAAATTATATTAAACGTGTTGCCCTGAAGTggttatatatgtatatttagtctGTATTTTACTTCAAGGGAAACTTCGGGATTTTTCAGCGATCTACCTGTGtctacctcaataactgtaaagaaactgtctGTCAAATGAGAAATTGAACTAGTTATTCTAGTCAATTGTCAATTGTAAAAAtatggacccaaaaagatctaaaaaaagGGGTCCATgacaggttgaaaaatcccaaagtgTCCCTTTTAGCGTGAAAGACTGGGTGAAGAACGCGTCTCTCTGTGCCATTTTGTCTCTGACTTCTCCTTAACTGCGGTTCTGTCTGTCCTTGCATCCTCCAGCTGGCAAACACAGAGGAGTATGTAGACGGAGCGTTAGCGGGACATCTGGGAGAAGTTTTGGTTCGGTAAGTTTCCACCGTGCACCTGTGGGTGTCTGCCCACCACCCCCTTCggatggatgaatagatagaggatggatggatggatggatggatggatcagGGCTCTCAAAATGGTTAGGCCAATGTCCCCAATAAAGCGATTCTGCTTAGGGCACCCACATTTTTGGCCCTGAAAagcacagaggaagaaagacaatCTTAAATGAGATGCAGAATTATATTTATgattgaaaagtaaaaaaaaaaaaaaattatttctgGAATATAGATAGAGCCCTGTCCATGGATATAGACAGATAGAGCCCTGTTCATGGATATAGACAGATAGAGCCCTGTCCATGGATATAGACAGATAGAGCCCTGTCCATGGATggatatgtctgtatgtatatatgagagagggagaggtagagagaaagaaagggagagggggagtggtgGGGTGATGTAGGGAGatgtaaagagagggaggggagatgtAGGGAGatgtaaagagagggaggggagatgtagagagagggaggggaaaggtagagagagggagagaatccCCGCAGGTACATTGTCAGCTAGTCAATCTCCACAGGTATTTTGTCATCACAAGTCCTTTGTCTGCTCCACAGGTGTAACAATGTTCTGTACATccgaggagtggaggaggaggaggaggacggagaaATGAGAGAATGATGAAGACACatcacccccctacacacacacacacacacacacatacctaccaCAACTGctgaaattacttttttttttatgtcattctCTGTGGACTGTTTTTGACTGGTTTTGGACTGTTTCTTTAAAAATTGACTTTTTTGATGTTGTTGACCTTGAAAATAAATGATGGTGATTATGTTTTTCCTATATATGCTTGGGTTTTACTGATTGACTGTGACAGTAATGCAATGAGCCAAGGGGACTTGTAAATCAGTCatgaggtgaaaaaaaaaaaaaaagttattcaaGATTTACTCTTAGTTGTTAAAGATAGAGCACTGTTAGTTCTTCTGgaagtttgtgtgagtgttcctTAAAgtgcagtccacgattctaattCAGGACACTTTTTGTTAAATTCAGCAAAATGTCCCTCACGGTCTTCAAGctgtctgtttagtgtgtgAGCTCAAAACAACAGGTGTTCGTAAATGGGGAACAAATATAGTTGTTCAGATCGAACCATAATCAATTAAATCAATCAACACCATGCTTCAGCCGCTCAGAAGGTAGGGGTATAATCTGATGAAAGATTTAGAATACTGACTTTCAATCCTCTCTGATCTGACCTTGGCTGTTAAGAACGAATTCCAACTTTCCGTCATAATTTGTGGACTGCATCTTAAAAGACATTTGAAGAGGTGCCGTCACTAATGATCTGGCCAGGGTTTCCCAATAACGATGAATCCTAAAGGTTACGAGTGTTGTCTGCGAGCAATTGAATGGTcgttgatatttatttatttgtacacGCTTTTTCCAAAGAAGCACGTTACAGAAGCTCCTTGTGCAG
The sequence above is drawn from the Clupea harengus chromosome 16, Ch_v2.0.2, whole genome shotgun sequence genome and encodes:
- the snrpf gene encoding small nuclear ribonucleoprotein F, producing the protein MSLPLNPKPFLNGLTGKPVMVKLKWGMEYKGYLVSVDSYMNMQLANTEEYVDGALAGHLGEVLVRCNNVLYIRGVEEEEEDGEMRE